The nucleotide window ACGGCTATCTTCCCGCCCCGATCACGCTCGCCGCCGCGATCGCCGGCCGGACGAAGAGCATCCGGATCAACATCGCCGCCGTGCTCGTCCCGCTCCACGACCCGGTGCGCCTGGCCGAGCAGCTCGCCGTCCTCGACCTGGGCAGCGGGAGCCGCGTCGGCCTGATCGCCGGGCTCGGCTACCGGCACGAGGAGTTCGCCATGGCGGGCGTCGATCGCGCCGAGCGCGGACGGCTCCTCGAGGAATACGTGGCAGTGCTGCGGCAGGCCTGGACGGGCGAGCCCTTCACGTGGCGCGGGCGGACGATCCGCGTGACGCCGAAGCCGGCCTCGCCCCCGATGATCCTGATCGGCGGCTCGACGGAGAAGGCGGCGCGGCGCGCGGCGCGCCTCGGCTGCGGCTTCTTCCCCGCGATCGGCGACCCGCACCTGGCCGAGGTCTACCAGGCGGAGTGCCGGCGCCTCCGCTTCGACGGCGGCTTCGTCCACCTCCCGAGCGGGCCGGGCTTCGTCCACGTGAGCGACGACCCCGAGCGCGACTGGGGGCGCATCGCGCCGCACGCGCTCTACGACGCGCAGACCTACGCGTCGTGGCAGACGCCCGGCCAGCGCTCGTCGGTGCACGTGGAGGCGAAGAGCGCCGACGAGCTCCGGCGAAGCGGCGTCTACCGCGTGGTGACGCCCGAGGAGTGCGTGGCGCTCGCGCGGGAGACAGGGCAGGTGCTCCTCCACCCGCTCATGGGCGGGCTCCCGCCCGCGCTCGCCTGGGAAGGGCTCGAGCGCTTCGCGGCGAAGGTGCTGCCGCGCCTGCGCGGCGTCTGAACGGGGCCGGCACCTACGGGGCGAACGCCGGCACAGATTCTCAGGCCTTCGCCGCGTTCACGACCTGCAGCTCGCAGAACTCCTCGATCCCCCACCGGCCGTTCTCGCGGCCGAGCCCGCTCCACTTGACGCCGCCGAAGGGGACCCTCGCGCTCATGCTCATGTGCTGGTTGACCCAGGCGGTGCCGCATTCGAGGCGCGCGGCGATCTCCTCGCCGCGCGCGACGTCGGCGCTCCACACCGAGCCGCCGAGCCCGTAGTGCGTGTGGTTCGCCTGTGCGAGCGCGTCGTCGAGGTCGCGCCAGGGGATGACGGGGAGCGCCGTGCCGAACTGCTCCTCGTCGACCAGGCGCACGCCCTCGCCGACGTCGGTCACGATGGTCGGCGGGTAGAAGTAGCCGGGCCTGGGGAGCGGCGCGCCGCCTACCACCACCGTGCCGCCGGCCCGGCGGGCGTCCTCGACCAGCTCCTGCACGCGGTTGAACTGCGGCCGGTTGTTGATCGGGCCGAGCTGCGTGTCGGGCTCGAGCCCGTCGCCCATCTTCACCTGCGTCGCCAGCTCGGCGAGCGCGCCCAGCAGCGGCCGGTAGACGTCCTCGTGCACGTAGAGGCGCTTGATCGCGACGCACACCTGGCCCGAGTTGGTGAAGGCGCCCCAGAAGAGCTTGGGCGCCACCCGGGCCGGATCGACGTCGGGGAGGACGATCGCCGGGTCGTTGCCGCCCAGCTCGAGCGTCACGCGCTTCAGGTCGTCCGCCGCCGCCCGCATGATCTTCTTCCCGGTCGGCACGCTGCCCGTGAACGAGATCTTCCTGACCGCCGGATGCGCGGTCATCCAGGCGCCGACTTCGTCGCTGCCGCCGAGCACGTTGACGACGCCCTTCGGGACCGCGGCGCGGAGGGCCGCGCCCAGCGCGAGCGAGGAGAGCGGCGTGAAGGGCGAGGGCTTGGCGACCACCGTGTTACCCGTGAGCAGCGCCGGGCCGAGCTTCATCACCAGCGTCGCCACCGGGTAGTTCCAGGGCGTGATGGCGGCCACCGGGCCGAGGGGCTTCCGGACCAGCGTGACCCGCGCTTTCTCGTCCTCGCGCAGCACGTCGCGCGGGATGGGCTCGTCGGCGTAGAGGCGGAGGATCTGCGCCGCCCCTTTCACCTCACCCACGGCCTGCGCGAGCGGCTTCCCCTGCTCCATGCAGACCAGGCGGCCGAGCTGCTCGGCCTCGGCGCCGAGCGCCTCGCTCATGTGGACGAGCGTGCGGCGCCGGAGCGCCTCGTCGCGCGACCAGTCGCCCGCGAAGGCGCGCGCGGCCGCGGCCATGGCGCGCTCCAGGTCCTCGCGAGTGGCGTCGGGGCAGCGCGCGAAGGGCGCCCCCGTCGCCGGGTTCATGACGTCGAAGTGCTGGCGGCCGGCGACGAGCTCGCCGTCGATCAGATGCGAGAAGGTCGTCTCCATGGGCGGCGACACTATGCCCGGCTCCGCGCCGCCGCAAGACGTCGCGGCGGCCCGGGCGCTCCGGGGGGCGCCGGCCCCGGCCGGTTCACTGCGTGTCGCGGACGAGCGTCAGCCCCGCCAGCACCCCCACGTAGGCCGTGCCGTCGGGGCCAAGCGACACGGGCGCGAAGTTGTTGTTGTAGCCGAGGCCGGTGCCGACGAGCCGCTTCCAGATGGTCGCGCCGGTCTCGAAGCTGATCGCGGTCAGGTACCAGGCGTCGGTGGTCCCGGGCCCCGGATCCTTCGTGTAGGCGTACATGAGGCCGTCGGCGAGGGACATCTTGGAGACGGTCGACGGCACACGCTCGGAACTGGTCCAGCGCGGGAGGCAGCTTCCGGTCGGACGCACGTCGATGCGCGTGATGCCGGGCTCGGTGGTGGCGCCGTCCATCACCGACAGGGGACCGGTGTAGCCATAGTTGTTCTCGACGAGGAGCGAGGCGCCGGTGCCGATGAGGGAGTTCTCGGTGGCGCTCGTGCCGGGCGCGAAGACCGGCACCGCGCAGAGGAGCCGCGGGCCAGGGACGCTCGGCGCGCGCCGGTAGACGAGCACGTGCATCTGCGGGTCGGCGTTGTCGGTGATGGCGACCCAGCCCGTGCCCATGAGCGTCGGCGTCGTCCCCGAGCCGAAGTTCACCTGCCCGGGCTTGAGCCGGGTGCCACGGTCGTACGCCTCCCGCCAGGTGACCTCGGGCTCGCCCATCGGGCCCGCGTCGAAACGATACATGGCGTGGTCGGAGACGATGAACACGCCGCCCGTTTCGTCGACCGCGAACGAATTGCCGATCGCCTCGCCGGCGAGGCGCATGGTCTCGACGGCGCCGCTCGCCGGGTCAACGGTGCCGACCAGCGCGTTCACTGTGACGAACCAGAGGAGTCCGCTCCAGTCGGGCAGGCACGAGATGATGCCTTCGCTCGGCTCCACGATGGTGGACAGGTCGTAGATGCGCACCAGCTCGAAGGCGGGCCCGGCCGCAGTCGTCGTCTCCCCCACCACCCATATCTGGTGGCTGTTGGTCGGCATGACGGCGCGGTCCTGGTTGTCGAGGTAGAAGTAGCCGCCGCCCGAAAAGTCGCTGAACACACCGCCGCCCCCGGCCGAGCGCGGCGGGAGCGGGAAGACGGCGAGCAGGTCGAGCGTCGCGGGGTCGAACATCGCGAGCCGCGGCCCCTCGATGCCGACGCAGATGGTGACGATCCGGCCGGCGGAGTCGAAGGTGAGGGACCCGCACTCGGCGTTCTGCTGCGTCGAGAGGACCTCGGGCCTCCGGCCGAGCGGCCCGCCGCCCACGTAGGTGTCGGTCTGGTAGGCGTCGTCGTGGACGTTGCTGCGGCCGTTGGGCGCCATGAACGGGTCCTGCGGGACGGCGGGTGCGGACACCCGGCGCGGTCTGGCGGCGCGGCCGACGAAGGTGGGCACGGGCGCGGCGAAGGGGTCGTTCGGGATGGGCGTGGCGCCGGCGGCGGCGGCGAGCGCGAGCGCGCCCGCGAATGCGAGAGGGCGCATCGCGAGGGTTATCCTGTGAGCGAGCGTGGTGTCCGTTCAATCCCTTGGAGGCGTGATATCGCGCGCAGGAATCGAGTACGTGCGCCGTCCGTGCTATGCGGGGTCGTGTTCCGCCTCGCGCGGCCCTCGGCGGTCGAGCTCCGGCGCTGGCTCGCCGCGCTGGAGTCGCTGCCGGCGCCCGGCCCACCGGAGCCGGGCGGCGTCGTGGACCGGAATCGCATCGTGCTGGGGCGGGGCGCCGAGGCCTTCCGCCGGGCGCGCGAGGCGCTCGGCCGCTGGGAGATGTTCCGCCTCGGCTGGGTCGAGGTCCATCCCCCGGGCGCGCCGATACTGGTCGGCACGACGGTCGTGGTGCTGGCGCACGCCTTCGCCCTCTGGTCGGCGAACCCCTGCCGCATCGTCGCGCTCGTCGAGGAGGGCGGGCCGATCGAGCGCGCCGGGTTCGTCTACCGCACGCTCCCCGGACACGCAGTCCAGGGCGAGGAGCGGTTCGCGGTCGCCTGGGACCACGGCGACGACGCGGTCGCGTACGAAGTGGTCGCACAGTCCCGGCCCGCGCACCCGCTCGTGCGCGCGGCCCTCCCGCTCGCGCGTCTCGTCCAGCGCCGCTTCGCGCGCGATTCGCAGCGCGCCATGGCGCGCGCCGTTCTCGAGCCGGCGGCAGCCCCATGAGCCCGAGTGGGTCGACGCCGGGGCGGCCCTTTCCTCGGACGCGCGACCGTCCTACGCTCGCTGCCGTGCGCTTCGGGACCTACCACGTCTTCCAGTGCCCGCCGGGGCAGGAAGCCGCGCGCGTGGTCGCCGGGGAGCTCGAGCGTGCCGAGTTCGCCGAGGCGCTCGGCTTCGACGAGGTCTGGGTGCCGGAGCAGCACTTCTCCCCGTACTGCCTCGCGGGCGACGCGCTCCTCCTCGCCGGGCACCTCGCCGCGCGCACGCGCCGCGTCCGCATCGGGACGGCGGTCGTCAACCTGACCTTCACCCATCCGCTGCGCTTCGCCGAGCGCGTGGCGCTCCTCGATCATGCGACCGGGGGCCGCGTCGACGTGGGCGTCGGGCGCGGCTACCAGTTCCCGCAGTACGGCGTCTTCGGCGTCCCGATCGACGAGACACGCGCCATCTTCGACGAGGCGCTCGACGTCGTGCTGCGCGCCTGGGCCGGCGAGGAGTTCACGTACACGGGCCGCTACTTCACGATCCCCAACGTTCGCATCTGGCCGGCGCCGCTGCGTCCGCCGGGCGAGGTGCTCCTCCACGCCGTGAACAGCCCCGAGAGCTTGGCGCGCGCCATCGCGCGCGGGCTCCCGGCGCTGATGGCGCGTCCGCTCAGCCCCTTCGCCGAGCAGGTGGAGGAGTTCGCCCGCTACCGCGCCGCGCTCGCCGCCGCGGGCGTCGACGCCGCGCCCGTGCTCGCGCGCGCGACCGTCCTCAAGTACGCTTTCCTCGCACCCACCCGCGCCGAGGCGCGCACGCTGGCGCGCGAGGCGCTCGAATGGGACCTCGCCATCCTCCAGCACCTGACCACACCCACCACCACGGAGATGCCGCGCGGCTACGAGCTCTACGAGCGGCGGGGCGGGCGATTGCCGGAGTACGCCTACGACGGCTGGCTCGAGCACGTGCTCCTCTTCGACGACCCGGACGGGTGCGCCGAGAAGATCGCGCGGCTGCGCGACGCCGGGATCGAGCGGCTGCTCCTGTGGATGGGACCGGGTGGCGTGCGCCACGACCTCCTCGTCCGCTCGATGCGGCTCTTCGCCGAGGCGGTGATGCCGCACTTTCGTTAGGGGATGCGCCGGCCGCTCTGACGCGCCGTGCTGAGTCCCCGCCGGCTGCGCGCTGGACCGTCGCGGGCCGGCAGCAACCCAACGCCGGCCTGACACTCTCCGTCTCCCGCACCGCGGCGCCCGAGCTTTGGGGCACCGCTCGGCTTTGACGCGCGGGCCTGTTAGCGGAACCCCCGCCTCACGCTCGGGGCGAGCAGCACCAGGATCATCAGGAGCGCGCCGGCGGGGACACCGGCCATGTTCGGCTTCAGAATCTCCCCACCCACGCCGTAGGGCCGGACCATCCAGAACGCCGTGCCCGTCACCGCGAAGCTCCCCGCCACCAGCGCCAGGTTCAGCACCAGCGCGAGACCCCAGCCCCACTCGCGGCGGGCGAGGAGCCCGACGATCGCGAGCGCCGCGCCGACGAACGGGACGAACGTGCATAGCACGTCGGAGCGAACCATCGACGCGTGCTCGTACAGGAACGCGAAGCGCGGGTCGTGATGGCGCAGCACGTACGAGACGCCTGCCGTGTCGCACACGAGCGCCAACCAGGCCACGCCGAGCCACACGGCGAACGCCGGGGTGATGCTGAGCTGAGAGCGTTTCATGGGCTCGGGCCTCCGTCAGCGCGAGGATCCGGGCTTCTCCTGGCACTTGCAAGCCGCCGCCGCACTCCCGACGGGCGCGGCCATCGGGGCCTGCGCCAGGCGGTACGACCGGGCCGCCGCTGGTTCATGAGAACCAAACTGGTGGATGTCCCCCATTCGCCACCACCACCGGCTCGTGCGCCTGCCATTGCGCAGCGACATCCGGGGCCCGGCGCGGAACTTGCTTCTCGCTGTGCGGCGGGACCATGAGAGACCCGGGTACTCCTGCAGGGACCGTGCGTGGCGAGCAGACGGTCACCTGGACGACCGAGAGCCTCGCCCGCCAGCGCGCCCTGCGCGCCGCGGTGCTGATCGACGCCATCCGCTGCCTGGTGGGCGCGGCCGGCACGCGGGGGGGGCGCGCGCAGCAGTCGGCGCTGCGCTGGATCCTGAGCCGCGACGACAGGGCGCCCTTCTCGTTCCACAACGTGTGCGAGGCGCTCGACCTCGACCCCGTGCGCCTGCGCCGCTCGCTCCTCGAGCCCGCCCTCGTACCGCGCATCGTGCTCGAGGGCGAAGGCCTCGGGGCGCCGTCGGGGCGACTGCCGCTGCGCCATCCGCGTCGTGATCGCGCGCACCACATCGTCCTCGTCGGGGGGCGTGCATCATGATCGCCGACCGCGAGACCTTCGCCGACCTGACGGTCCACCTGAAGCGCGCCTCGGACGCGCTCTTGAACACCGTGCGCTACATGACCCTCCTCGGGCACGTCGAAGGCGACGAGCGCTGCCCCGCGCCGCTCGACCAGCTCGTGACCATGGCGGTCGAGCTGGCCACCATGGAGCGCATCCTGCGCGCGCTCATGGACGCGAACGACGAGGAGATCGCGCGAAGGCTCCCCTCGTCTCGCTCCTGAACCCCTCCCGCCGGCGGAGACGGGGGCGGCCGCACCCGTTTCCGCCTCCTCCTCCTTCGCGGCCGTACGCCGGCGTCAGCGGTTGGGGGGTGTGATCGCGTACTTCTTCATGCGGTAGCGGAGGACCTCCCGGCTGACGCCGAGGCGGCGAGCGGCTTCGGAGACGTTCCAGCCGTTCGCCTCGAGCGCCTGGCGCATGAGCCGGCGCTCGACCTCCTCGAGGGTGCCGGGTCCGGGGGTGCCGGCGGGGATGGTATCCTGCGCGTGGGCGGGGAGATGGGACTCGAGGCCCAAGTGCCACGCCTCCAGGGTGTCGGCCTCGACCAGGAGCATGGCGCGCTCGATCACGTGCGCCAGCTCGCGCACGTTGCCGATCCAGGGGAAGCCCGCGAGCGCGGCGACCGCCTCCGGGCCGAGTCGCTTCGAGCGGCGGTCGTACTTGCGGGCGTAGAGGTTGATGAAGTGCTCGGCGAGCCAGTGGATGTCGTCCCCGCGCTCGCGCAGCGGCGGCAGGGTGAGGGTGAGGACCTTCAGGCGGTAGAGGAGGTCCAGGCGGAAGCGGCCCTGGTTTGCGAGCTGCTGGAGGTCGCGGTTGGTCGCCGCGATGATGCGCACGTCGGTGCGCACGTCGGCGAGGCCGCCCACGCGGCGGATCTTCTTCTCCTCGATGGTGCGGAGAAGCTTCCCCTGCGCCTCGTGGTCGAGCTCGCCGATCTCGTCCAGGAAGAGCGTCCCGCCCGCGGCCACCTCGACCAGGCCGCGCTTGGCCGCGCGGGCGTCGGTGAAGGCGCCGCGCTCGTAGCCGAACAGCTCCGCCTCGATCAGGTTCCGCGGCAGCGTGGTGCAGTCGAGGGCGATGAACGCCTCGCGCGCCAGCGTGCTGCGCGCGTGGAGGATGCGCGCGACGAGGTCCTTCCCCGTCCCCGTCTCGCCCTGGAGGAGCACGGTCGGCTGCTCGCCCGCCGCGAGCCCCTCGAAGCGCGCCGCTCGCTCGATGAACTCGTGCACCGGCCGCATGGCCGGGCTCTCGCCGAGGAGGACGAGCTCGTCCGGCCCGCCCATCTCGCGCCGCTGGAGGAACTCCAGGCGCTCGCGCGCCCGCACCTCGCCGAGGGCGCGCGACACGACCAGCTCGAGCTCCTCCAGATCCATCGGCTTCTGCACGTAGTCGAGCGCGCCCGCCTTCATCGCGCGCACGGCCGTCTCGACCGAGCCGTACGCGGTCATCATGATGACCGGGAGGGCGGGGTCGAGGGTCTTGATCTCGCGCAGCGTCTCGAGCCCGTCCACCTCGCCCAGGCGGAGGTCGAGGAGGACGAGGTGTGGGCGCGCGGTGCGCAGCGCCTCCACCGCCGCCGCGTGCGAGGTCGCCACCTCGCAGGCGTGGCCGCGCCCGCCCAGGAAGCGCCCGAGCGCGCGCGCGTGGATCTCCTCGTCGTCGACGATCAGGATGGTCGACACGCGCGGGTGCTCCCCTCGGCGACCGGCAGACTGATCTCGACCGCCGTTCCCGCGCCCTCGTTGCTGGTGACGGTGATGGCGCCGTCGTGCGCGGTGACGATCTTCTGGGCGAGCGCCAGCCCGAGCCCGGTGCCCGATTTCTTGCCGGTGGCGAAGAGCGTGAAGAGCTTCCCCAGCCGCTCCTGCGGGATGCCCTTGCCCTCGTCTTCGACGCGGATGCAGGCGAGGGGAGCATGGTCCGGGCGGCGGACGAGCGAGATGATCCGGATGGTGGCACCCGCCGGCGAGGCGTCCATGGCGTTGCCGAGGAGCACGCTCACCACCTGCTCCATCTTGTTGCGGTCGAGGCTCACGGGGGCGAGCGCAGGCGCGAGGGTCAGGTCGAGCCGGAGCCTCCGCTGCGTGAGCTGCGGTCGCGCCAGGTCCGCGCAGCGCTCGACCAGGTCGTTCACGCTCTCGGGCGTGCGCTCGAGCGTGACCGGGCTCGAGAAGCGGAGGAGGTCGCCGACCCAGCTCTCGAGGCGGTCGGTCGCGGTCACGATGTCGCGGAAGCTCGCGCGGCGCGGGTCCTCGGCCGGCAGGTCGAGCATCTCGGCCTGGGCGGTGGTGCGGATCGAGGCCAGCGGGTTCCGGATGTTGTGCGCCACGTAGGCCGCCATCTCGCCGACCATGGCGAAGCGCTCGGCCGCCAGCAAGCGGCGCTGGTTCTCGGCCAGCGAGGCGGCCATCGAGTTGATGGACCGGGCGAGGGCGCCGAACTCGTCGCGCCCGGCGACCGGCACGCGGTGCTCGAGGTCCCCGGTCGAGATCACGCCCGTCGCCCGGCCGATGGCCTGCAGGGGGCGTACGAGCCAGACGCGGATGGCCGCGAAGTAGGCCATCATGCCGGCCAGCACGAGGCCGACGATGGCGACCACGAGGCCGGTGGAGAGGCGTGTAACGAAACGGGCGTGGCCGTGGAGGGCGTTCATCTGGGCGCGATAAAATCTCTTCAGACGCCCGGCTGCATCCGGTACGGACGAGGGTGGGGCCGCACGCTCGCCTGCGCGCCGTCCCCCGCGACGTGAAGGCAACCCCAGCGCGCTGCCTAGTGACTCGATCAGGTCTGCCTCCTCCAGCGTCTGAGCATGGTGACGAAGTGCGAGGAAGGACCGGACTGTGCGTGAATGAATGGGTTGCCTTGCGGTTGCTTCGCCGGGGGCCCGGGGCACGGGCACTTCGAGGGTGCGCTCCAGGCGCAAGTTCTGCTCTTGGATCACGGTGAGGTCGTCGGCGAGGAGCTGCCAGCTCTGGACCGCCCAGAAGGTGCCCACTGCGGTGAGGAACGCCACCTGCATGGCGCCCAGGAACATCAGTGTGAGCTTGGAACGCAGTGTCATCGGCCGAAGCGCCGTGCGCCGAGCACGTGGTCGCTACTGCATCGTATTCCAAGCACGACGGTGAGCTTCGCGAGATCTGCCATCATGCGAGTTCGCCGAACTCGGCAATCGGGTTGCAGACTGCGTCATGCACGGCTCGCGCGAGTGTCTCGCCGTCACTGAAATCTCTCGACTCGACATCCCTCCCGATGTGAACCGCCACGGCAAGTGGCGGCATCGTCAGCACGCGGGCCAGAAGATGGTGTGGCAACGTGATGTCATCCGTCCAGTAGGCTCGTCGCTGGCTGTACCGTATCGTGACCGGTACGATGGCAGTCTCGAGGCGGCATGCCAGATCGAAGAAGCCAGGATGAAACGGCCCGGGGAAGCGCTCTCTCGTCGTCGTGCCTTCCGGAAAGACCACGACGCTCAGCTTGCCTACGTGACGCATCAATCGTCGAGCAGCGTGTGCGCGTGCGTATGGGTCCGCGCGGTTGACGAAGACGGTCCCGACAGCCTTCGCCGCAGCACCGACCAACGGCCATGTCGCAACGTCGGCGCGGCTCATGAAGCTGGTTCCCAAGACGCCCGAGAGGACGGGAATATCCAGATAGCTGCGATGGTTCGAGACGTAGATTCGCGGGGTGGTGGACGGCGCCCCATGCACGCGAACGTCGAGGCAGAGCCATCGCCAGCTACGACGGCTCCACTGCTGGAGGACGCGGACGGCGCGCTGGGCCGATCGCCCGCGCAATAGCGCCGACAGGTGATAGAGCCAGAGCTCGCATGTTGCGCTCGTCACGAGAACGCCGGCGGACAGATACGGTGCCGCAGCGCGGCCGAGCGGCCCCAGGCCGTGCAAGGGCGCGGAAGGGTGCGAGGGGTTGCGAGGCGGATCGTCACCCTCGAGCGGCGCAGGATCAGGCGCCGCTGGCATGGTCGAAGGCCGGGAAGCGAACGAGCGCGGTGCCTATCAGCGCTGGAATGAAGAGTAGGGGGCACACGAGCATGACCGGGGAGATCGGGCGTTGCAGGAGCGGGTAGGTGACCAGAATCGCGATCGGCAAGCACGAGCCGAGAGCGGCTCCGAGAACGAGCAGGAGCGGTGCGGCTGGCCGAACACCGTTGATGAGGGCGAGCACGACGGACCCAACGCCCAGCAGGACCGCGTTGGCCGTGAAGAAGTACACCGTGTACAGCAGTGGGAGGAAGAGCGAAGTCTGAGAAGACAGCGAGGAGAGCGCCGTCCCGAGACCCGCGCACGGTAGATACAGCGCAGCGTAGGGGAGCACCCCATGGCGCAGGAGGCCGCTGGAGCTGGGGTAGGTGAGAGCAAACAGAGTGATGGAGGGTGGCAGCGCCGACAGACTCAGGAAGAAGAGAGGGCTGAACGTGTAGGGGGAGTACTGGTCGGGTCCCGTGATGAGGGCGAGGCCCAAGCTGAGGCACATTGCGAACAGGGCGCGCGCTTCGGGAGCGCCAGGGCGGCGCACGAGGGTCACGGCCCCTCCGCATACCATCACGAGACCGACCCCGAGCAGGGGCGCGAAGAGATCGAGGAAATCCGCCATGCGGAAGGCGCGCACCTCGAGAGCCAGCCGAAAGATATCGCTTCCCCCGCGGAACGTGTACGTGATCGGCCTGCCGACGTCAGCGGCGCTCACATAGGCGTTGATCTCGCGCCCCCCGCTGACAGGGTGGCCGTCGACTGCGATCACCCGCGTCCATTGTGCGCGCCGACGCTCCGGAGGTATCCAGTCGCTGCGTCCGATCGACACGACGATGCCGTTCTCCAGTACGAGGAATCCCGGGAAGGGTCGATTGATCCAGGCGAGCGCATTCGCGAGACACAAGCCGAAGATCGCCAGTGCGACCAGCACCGTGACGGCAAGCCAGGGCTCGCGTCTCATGGCCGGGCGCAACTGGGAGCACCTGGCCCGCCGCAGGCAGGGCTGGAACGCCGATGCCACGCCGTTGCCGGTGGCTCCTCGGCAATCGCGATGAGCCCGCCGTCGAGCCCGCAGGGCCACGCAAGATTGGTGCTGGTGGGAGCCACGCTCGCCGGCGCTCTCACCGGGCTGGCGGTCGCGCCGGGCGGTGTCGGACCACTCGCGTGGGTCGCGCTGGTCCCACTGCTCGCGGTCCTCCGTGCTGCGACACGCCGGCTCGCGATGGTCGGCGCCATCGTGTACGCGACCGTGGGTGGTCTCGTTGGAGTGTCGCCCTGGCTCTCTCGTGCGACTGCGGCGTACTTTGCCCTCAGCGCGTGGCGCGCGGTGGCATACATACTCCCGTCGGTTGCAGCCGTGTCGGCTGCCCATGGAGCCCTTCTCGGCGCGCTGCTCCTGGCGCGCCCGCGCGGACTCGGAGCGTGGGCTGTCCTCTGGTACGGTGCCACGTGGGCGTGCTGGGAGGCGGTGCGCACGTTCGTCTTTCCCTACTACCCCGCCGCCGTTCTCGGGCTCTCGCAGTGGGATGCTCTGCCCATCCTGCAGATAGCGAGCGCTTGCGGCATCGCCGGCGTGACATTCGTGATCGTGACCGCGAACGCCGGTCTGGCCGCGCTCGTCGAGCACTCTACCGTAAACCTCGGCAGCCGTGCGAGGGCGGCGGCCACGAGCGTCGTGCTGGCCATCGCCGCGCTCGGCTGGGGATACTTGAGGCTAAGCGCTGCAGGCACCGAGGGGCAGCCCGCGGGCGCCGCGATCGTGGCGGTCGACATCGGCGCCATGCAGCCCGCCCCGAGTGCGCTCGACCAGTACCTCGCCGCCTCCTCGACCCGGGCAACCGCCAGACCCGCCCTGATCATCTGGCCCGAAAGCGCTCTCACGACCGACATCGAGCACGATCGAGTCGCCTGGGCGAAGCTGAGCGGGTTCGTCGCGTCGACGGGGACGCCGCTTCTTGCCGGGGGGCCTGGCGCCCGCCGTACGTCCGGGCGACTCGCACGATTCAACTCGGCGCACCTGCTC belongs to Deltaproteobacteria bacterium and includes:
- the lnt gene encoding apolipoprotein N-acyltransferase translates to MAQEAAGAGVGESKQSDGGWQRRQTQEEERAERVGGVLVGSRDEGEAQAEAHCEQGARFGSARAAHEGHGPSAYHHETDPEQGREEIEEIRHAEGAHLESQPKDIASPAERVRDRPADVSGAHIGVDLAPPADRVAVDCDHPRPLCAPTLRRYPVAASDRHDDAVLQYEESREGSIDPGERIRETQAEDRQCDQHRDGKPGLASHGRAQLGAPGPPQAGLERRCHAVAGGSSAIAMSPPSSPQGHARLVLVGATLAGALTGLAVAPGGVGPLAWVALVPLLAVLRAATRRLAMVGAIVYATVGGLVGVSPWLSRATAAYFALSAWRAVAYILPSVAAVSAAHGALLGALLLARPRGLGAWAVLWYGATWACWEAVRTFVFPYYPAAVLGLSQWDALPILQIASACGIAGVTFVIVTANAGLAALVEHSTVNLGSRARAAATSVVLAIAALGWGYLRLSAAGTEGQPAGAAIVAVDIGAMQPAPSALDQYLAASSTRATARPALIIWPESALTTDIEHDRVAWAKLSGFVASTGTPLLAGGPGARRTSGRLARFNSAHLLQPGHGLQSYHKRSLVPFAERWPSILSSPPPDLVSLEPGRETPVFHVGDLSFGVLICFEIADSRGARTLARRGAGFIVNPTNDAWFYRSSAPHLPWAVSRAVETGLPVVRAANAGVSAVFDRFGRKVAAGPSAGLPSVLAVSLPAAAPTLYSRTGDWFLVLCLAWVVTGVGGVRVRRVTGPHGGYRRRHSSANASRPVNAEPT